The following proteins are encoded in a genomic region of [Eubacterium] hominis:
- a CDS encoding helix-turn-helix domain-containing protein, with translation MSQTWNGTKKETPERRTYTVDDIAQILGIGRTSAYILVKEGHFKIVRIGNAIRISKRSFDEWLDSLDL, from the coding sequence ATGTCTCAAACATGGAACGGCACGAAGAAAGAAACCCCTGAAAGAAGGACGTATACGGTTGACGATATTGCTCAAATTCTGGGCATCGGAAGAACTTCCGCATATATCCTTGTAAAAGAAGGGCACTTCAAAATCGTGCGAATTGGTAACGCCATACGCATTTCCAAGCGGTCATTTGACGAGTGGCTTGACTCCCTCGACCTGTGA
- the pflA gene encoding pyruvate formate lyase-activating protein — translation MSPVKGSIHSVETFGSVDGPGVRFVIFLKGCAMRCKYCHNPDTWEMTTADTSSEELLKKALRYRSYWGEKGGITVSGGEPLLQIDFVIDLFTRAKKLGIHTTIDTSGNPFTREEPFFSKFQQLMEVTDLLLVDIKHIDDACHLALTKQHNTNILDMLKYLDEIQKPVWIRHVLVPGINDQEIYLMNLSKFIQQLHNVKRVEILPYHTLGVYKWKELGIPYELEGVESPDQASIEKARKILQCDQYQDY, via the coding sequence ATGTCACCAGTAAAAGGAAGTATTCATTCAGTTGAAACCTTTGGTTCTGTGGATGGACCAGGTGTACGTTTTGTGATATTTTTAAAAGGCTGTGCAATGCGTTGTAAATATTGCCATAATCCAGATACATGGGAGATGACAACGGCTGATACAAGCAGTGAAGAATTGTTGAAAAAAGCATTGCGATATCGTAGTTACTGGGGTGAAAAAGGTGGCATCACAGTGAGTGGTGGAGAACCTTTGCTTCAGATAGATTTTGTGATTGATTTATTTACCAGAGCGAAAAAACTAGGTATTCATACAACCATTGATACTAGTGGAAATCCATTTACCAGAGAAGAACCTTTCTTTTCTAAATTCCAGCAGTTGATGGAAGTCACAGATTTATTGCTGGTGGATATCAAACATATAGATGATGCATGCCATCTTGCTTTGACGAAACAGCATAATACAAATATTCTGGATATGTTGAAATATCTGGATGAAATACAGAAGCCAGTGTGGATTCGTCATGTATTGGTGCCAGGAATCAATGATCAGGAAATTTACCTGATGAATTTATCTAAATTTATTCAACAGCTGCATAATGTAAAACGTGTAGAAATCCTGCCATATCATACTTTAGGAGTTTATAAATGGAAAGAGTTAGGAATTCCATATGAGTTAGAAGGTGTGGAATCTCCAGATCAGGCTTCCATTGAGAAGGCACGCAAGATATTACAATGTGATCAATATCAGGATTATTAG
- a CDS encoding PaaI family thioesterase, producing the protein MEQLKARLNSSSMYLQSNDMHVVEVKERYAKVEMIIDEQILNVHGFVHGGALYSLADTAAGAASFATGRDSVTLSGTINYIKPGKGGKLIGIAQEISAGRTTGVYEVFIFNDAEVLLSRATFTMFFLDNDRYQKNK; encoded by the coding sequence ATGGAACAATTGAAAGCAAGATTAAATTCCTCATCTATGTATCTACAAAGCAACGATATGCACGTTGTAGAAGTAAAAGAAAGATATGCAAAGGTAGAAATGATTATTGATGAACAAATTTTAAATGTACATGGCTTTGTACATGGCGGTGCATTATATTCTTTAGCTGATACAGCAGCTGGCGCCGCAAGTTTTGCGACTGGAAGAGATAGCGTTACCTTGTCAGGAACGATAAATTATATCAAGCCTGGAAAAGGTGGAAAACTTATTGGAATTGCTCAGGAGATTAGTGCAGGAAGAACTACAGGAGTTTATGAAGTGTTTATTTTCAACGATGCAGAAGTACTTTTATCAAGAGCAACATTTACCATGTTTTTCTTAGATAATGATCGATATCAAAAGAATAAATAA
- a CDS encoding metal-dependent transcriptional regulator: MKIHASGEDYLEAVLILQKKQGMVRSIDLARHMGFSKPSISHAVGVLRDGGFLTMDEDGFLHLTDIGREVAEKIYERHQFFTEQLVAAGVDRETAEQDACRIEHVISDTSFQKLKEKMRETD, from the coding sequence ATGAAGATTCATGCGTCCGGGGAGGATTATCTGGAGGCTGTGCTGATTCTTCAAAAGAAGCAGGGCATGGTCCGCTCCATTGATCTTGCCCGGCACATGGGCTTTTCAAAGCCGAGTATCAGTCATGCGGTGGGCGTTCTGCGGGATGGCGGCTTTCTGACAATGGACGAGGATGGATTTCTCCACCTGACCGATATAGGCCGGGAGGTGGCAGAGAAAATCTATGAACGCCATCAATTCTTTACGGAGCAGCTTGTGGCTGCTGGCGTAGACAGAGAAACGGCGGAGCAGGACGCTTGCCGGATAGAACATGTAATCAGTGATACATCCTTTCAGAAGTTAAAGGAAAAAATGCGGGAAACCGATTAG
- a CDS encoding S9 family peptidase: MKETIQLKDFLDFSYLSNLQDNGKDIAYVVSRCNEKDNSYDQKLHMWKNDQDVTLTQSGKESLYLWEDEHTLLFANMRDPQDQKAVENGEEKTVFYRLDTRGGEAVKAFEIPLTVLDIKMVSTHVFALCVNFDLRYSSMPFETEEIKKKRVREKMEMLDYEVLDELPFYFNGAGYTNKTRRSLFLFEETSGKLKRISLPLFQMDTFIINDDKTKIYFTGVSYAQVQPMKNGLFMYDIKKDSLSTCINTETYSIMHLENWGNDILFAASKQERYGINENPKFYLMHQETWEVSKLYDFDEAIGNTVGSDCRFGKTRSVMVYEDACYFIATILNSSILYRLDKSGNLSTVIEKEGSIDDFTIVNGTIYYIAMHDMRLQELYAYCFKDHSSTRLTGFHDDFYQSKDIRMPEPVTITQGEETIYGWVLTPHDFNPHSYYPAILDIHGGPKTVYGQVYYHEMQVWANMGYVVFFANPRGGDGRGNAFADIRGKYGTIDYDDLMKFTDTVLEKYPCIDIARLGVTGGSYGGFMTNWIITHTNRFAAAASQRSIANWISFMTTSDIGEEFTKDQQSGDIWQNHEKLWWHSPLRYVDSCKTPTLFIHSNEDYRCPYSEGLQMYSALCMHGIDTRLCMFKGENHELSRGGKPKHRIKRLEEITNWMNQHL; this comes from the coding sequence ATGAAAGAAACAATTCAATTAAAAGATTTTTTAGATTTTTCCTATCTGTCAAACCTTCAAGATAATGGAAAAGATATCGCTTATGTTGTGTCCAGATGTAATGAAAAAGATAATTCTTATGATCAAAAACTGCACATGTGGAAAAACGACCAAGACGTAACACTGACACAAAGTGGAAAGGAAAGCTTATATCTATGGGAAGATGAGCATACCCTGTTATTTGCGAATATGCGAGATCCACAAGATCAAAAAGCAGTAGAAAATGGTGAAGAAAAAACTGTATTCTATCGTTTAGATACACGTGGTGGTGAAGCAGTCAAAGCATTTGAAATTCCTTTAACAGTTTTGGATATCAAAATGGTAAGTACACATGTGTTTGCTCTTTGTGTAAATTTTGATCTGCGTTATTCTAGTATGCCATTTGAAACGGAAGAGATAAAGAAAAAACGCGTAAGAGAAAAAATGGAAATGCTGGATTATGAAGTACTGGATGAATTACCATTTTATTTTAATGGTGCTGGTTATACGAATAAAACACGTCGTTCCTTGTTTTTGTTTGAAGAAACAAGCGGTAAATTAAAACGAATCAGTCTTCCCCTTTTCCAAATGGATACCTTTATCATCAATGATGATAAAACAAAGATCTATTTTACTGGTGTATCCTATGCGCAGGTTCAGCCAATGAAAAATGGTCTGTTTATGTATGATATCAAAAAAGATAGTTTATCCACATGTATCAACACAGAAACTTATAGTATCATGCATTTGGAGAACTGGGGCAATGATATATTGTTTGCCGCTAGTAAACAGGAAAGATATGGAATCAATGAAAATCCTAAGTTTTACTTAATGCATCAGGAAACATGGGAAGTTTCTAAATTATATGATTTTGATGAAGCTATTGGCAATACTGTGGGAAGTGATTGTCGCTTTGGAAAGACACGCTCTGTGATGGTTTATGAGGATGCTTGTTACTTTATCGCAACGATCTTAAATTCTTCTATTCTGTATCGCTTAGATAAATCAGGCAACCTTTCTACAGTGATTGAAAAAGAAGGCAGCATTGATGATTTTACTATAGTCAATGGTACTATTTATTATATTGCAATGCATGATATGCGTTTACAGGAATTATATGCTTATTGTTTCAAAGATCATTCTTCCACAAGATTAACTGGCTTTCATGATGATTTCTATCAATCTAAAGATATTCGCATGCCAGAGCCTGTCACAATCACACAGGGAGAAGAAACCATTTATGGCTGGGTATTAACACCTCATGATTTTAATCCACATTCCTATTATCCGGCAATTCTGGATATACATGGTGGACCGAAAACGGTTTATGGGCAGGTCTATTATCATGAAATGCAGGTATGGGCAAATATGGGATATGTTGTTTTCTTCGCAAACCCAAGAGGTGGAGATGGTAGAGGCAATGCATTTGCGGATATCCGTGGAAAGTATGGCACCATCGATTATGATGATCTGATGAAGTTTACAGATACTGTTTTAGAAAAGTATCCTTGTATTGATATTGCCAGATTAGGAGTAACCGGAGGAAGTTATGGTGGATTTATGACCAATTGGATCATTACTCATACCAATCGATTTGCGGCTGCAGCTTCTCAACGTTCTATTGCCAACTGGATCAGTTTTATGACAACCTCCGATATTGGTGAGGAATTTACGAAGGATCAGCAATCTGGCGATATCTGGCAAAATCATGAAAAACTTTGGTGGCATTCTCCTTTGCGTTATGTGGACAGTTGTAAGACACCAACCCTGTTTATCCACAGCAATGAGGATTATCGTTGCCCATATAGTGAAGGATTACAGATGTATAGTGCTTTATGTATGCATGGCATTGATACCCGTTTATGTATGTTTAAAGGAGAAAATCACGAATTAAGTCGTGGAGGTAAACCAAAACATCGTATCAAACGCTTGGAAGAAATCACAAACTGGATGAATCAGCATTTATAG
- the pflB gene encoding formate C-acetyltransferase translates to MSNERKEWEGFSGRIWKEEVNVRDFIQNNYKPYDGDESFLAQPTEATNKLWDALQKLQKEERAKGGVLDMETEVVSSLTSYGPGYIDEALKDLEKVVGIQTDKPLKRAFMPYGGIKMSEEACTTYGYEPSEKLHEIFHDYHKTHNDAVFDCYTPEMRLARRNKIVTGLPDTYGRGRIVGDYRRVALYGIDYLIEMKEADKANCGCGTMTDDIIRQREELAEQIKALKGMKKMAESYGYDISGPAKNAKEAVQWLYFGYLAAIKTQNGAAMSVGRVSTFLDIYIERDLENGTLTEVEAQELIDHMTMKFRMVKFARIPSYNQLFSGDPVWATLDLAGLGMDGRHMVTKSDYRFLHTLENMGPAPEPNLTVLYSSHLPENFKKYSARISIDTSSVQYENDDVMRPVWGDDYAVCCCVSATQTGKEMQFFGARANLAKCLLYAINGGIDEKTKTQVGPEMRGITSEYLDYDEVMHKYDIMMEWLADLYVNILNLIQYMHDKYYYEASQMALIDTNVRRTFATGIAGFSHVVDSLSAIKYAKVKTIRDEDGLVVDYEIEGDFPRYGNDDDRADDIAVWLLKTFMGKIEKRHTYRNSEPTTSILTITSNVVYGKATGALPDGRKAGEPLSPGANPAYGAETNGLLASLNSVAKLPYEYALDGISNTQTINPGALGHDEAERVNNLVHVLDGYFDQGAHHLNVNVFGIEKLKDAMEHPEKEEYANFTIRVSGYAVKFIDLTREQQLDVISRTCHESL, encoded by the coding sequence ATGAGCAATGAACGCAAAGAATGGGAAGGATTCAGCGGAAGAATCTGGAAAGAAGAAGTAAATGTCCGCGATTTTATTCAAAACAACTACAAGCCTTATGATGGGGATGAAAGCTTTTTAGCGCAACCTACAGAAGCTACAAACAAATTATGGGATGCATTACAGAAGCTTCAAAAAGAAGAACGTGCAAAAGGCGGCGTTCTGGATATGGAAACAGAAGTTGTTTCTTCATTAACTTCATATGGTCCTGGATATATTGATGAAGCATTGAAGGATTTAGAAAAGGTTGTTGGTATTCAGACAGATAAACCTTTAAAACGTGCCTTCATGCCTTATGGTGGTATCAAAATGAGTGAAGAAGCTTGTACTACATATGGTTATGAACCAAGCGAAAAACTACATGAAATCTTCCACGATTACCACAAAACTCACAATGATGCAGTATTTGACTGTTATACACCAGAAATGCGTTTAGCACGTCGTAATAAAATCGTAACAGGTTTGCCTGATACATATGGCCGTGGACGTATTGTTGGTGATTATCGCCGTGTTGCTTTATATGGTATCGATTATTTAATTGAAATGAAAGAAGCTGATAAAGCAAACTGTGGCTGTGGTACTATGACAGATGATATCATTCGCCAGCGTGAAGAATTAGCTGAACAGATCAAAGCATTAAAAGGAATGAAAAAAATGGCGGAAAGTTATGGCTATGATATTTCAGGTCCTGCGAAAAATGCAAAAGAAGCTGTACAATGGTTATACTTCGGATATTTGGCGGCTATTAAAACACAGAATGGTGCGGCAATGTCTGTTGGACGTGTTTCCACATTCCTTGATATCTATATTGAAAGAGATTTAGAAAACGGTACATTGACAGAAGTAGAAGCACAGGAATTAATTGACCACATGACAATGAAATTCCGTATGGTAAAATTTGCACGTATCCCTTCTTATAACCAGTTATTCTCAGGTGATCCTGTATGGGCAACACTTGATTTGGCAGGATTAGGAATGGATGGACGTCACATGGTCACAAAATCTGATTATCGTTTCTTACACACATTAGAAAATATGGGACCTGCGCCAGAACCAAACTTAACAGTATTATATTCTAGTCACTTACCAGAAAACTTTAAGAAATATTCTGCACGTATCTCTATTGATACAAGTTCTGTACAGTACGAAAACGATGATGTTATGCGCCCTGTATGGGGTGATGATTATGCAGTTTGCTGTTGTGTAAGTGCAACACAGACGGGTAAAGAAATGCAGTTCTTTGGTGCTCGTGCAAACTTAGCAAAATGTTTATTATATGCTATCAATGGTGGTATCGATGAAAAAACCAAAACACAGGTTGGTCCTGAAATGAGAGGTATCACTTCTGAGTACCTAGATTATGATGAAGTTATGCATAAATATGATATCATGATGGAATGGTTAGCAGATCTTTATGTAAATATATTAAATCTGATTCAGTACATGCATGATAAATATTACTATGAAGCAAGCCAGATGGCATTGATCGATACAAATGTACGTAGAACATTCGCAACTGGTATTGCTGGTTTCTCTCATGTAGTAGATTCATTGAGTGCTATCAAATATGCTAAAGTAAAAACTATCCGTGATGAAGATGGATTGGTTGTCGATTATGAAATCGAAGGAGATTTCCCTCGTTATGGAAACGATGATGATCGTGCGGATGATATCGCAGTATGGTTGTTGAAAACATTCATGGGCAAGATTGAAAAACGTCACACATATCGTAATTCTGAACCAACAACATCTATCTTAACAATCACAAGTAATGTTGTTTATGGTAAAGCTACTGGAGCACTTCCTGATGGACGTAAAGCTGGAGAACCATTGTCACCAGGTGCAAATCCTGCATATGGTGCAGAAACAAACGGTTTATTAGCTTCATTGAACTCTGTGGCAAAATTACCTTATGAATATGCATTAGATGGTATTTCTAATACACAGACGATCAATCCAGGTGCACTTGGACATGACGAAGCAGAACGAGTAAATAATTTAGTACATGTATTAGATGGCTACTTTGATCAGGGCGCTCACCACTTGAACGTTAATGTTTTCGGTATCGAAAAATTAAAAGATGCAATGGAACACCCTGAAAAAGAAGAATATGCGAACTTCACAATTCGTGTTTCTGGATATGCTGTAAAATTCATTGACTTAACTCGTGAACAACAGTTAGATGTTATTTCTAGAACTTGCCACGAAAGTCTATAG
- a CDS encoding helix-turn-helix domain-containing protein: MVKSASTRAALLPYPIIAAAVRGEPDAVNTVIRHYSGYIAALSTRTSYDVHGCPYSYVDEELRRRLETKLIIAILDFDLN; the protein is encoded by the coding sequence ATGGTTAAATCTGCAAGCACACGGGCGGCCCTGCTTCCTTACCCTATCATCGCCGCCGCTGTCCGGGGAGAGCCGGACGCGGTAAACACGGTGATCCGCCACTATTCCGGCTACATAGCAGCGCTTTCCACCAGGACAAGCTATGACGTCCATGGCTGCCCTTATTCCTATGTGGATGAAGAATTGCGCCGCAGGCTGGAAACGAAGCTGATTATCGCCATCCTGGATTTTGACCTGAACTGA
- a CDS encoding tyrosine-type recombinase/integrase — MASIIKRKKNYSVVYNYVDENGETKQKWETWHTHKEALKRKAEIENQQHTGTFLPPSNQTITEFLYDFVSLYGEKKWGVSMYDSQTALIANYINPIIGDMEVQAVTPRAVDGYIQTLQKTKSVSTKTRKAVTTYVSDKTIEKIIKLLRCAFKQAVRWEIIARNPFDNVILPKTEYAKRDIWTADMIRLALDKCTDSKLYVAMNLSFACSLRMGEILGLTWENVHISDEDIAADNAYVYIDKELTRASKRAIETLGEKDIYYIFTPLMPNTSTRIILKKPKTDSSIRKVWLPKTLAYILREWKKSQDELKGFLGDEYQDFDLVVALPNGRPCEDRIILKEFAKLREDAGLPKVVFHSLRHSSTTYKLKLNHGDLKATQGDTGHAEIDMITSIYAHILDEDRKVNAQKFETAFYAKPDLRNVRPPEEPAKSEPATLDLESLVEQLQKSPELASALAALIAAQAPAK; from the coding sequence ATGGCATCTATAATCAAGCGAAAGAAAAACTATTCCGTTGTTTACAACTATGTGGATGAAAACGGAGAAACCAAACAGAAGTGGGAAACCTGGCATACCCACAAAGAGGCCTTGAAGCGCAAGGCGGAAATCGAAAATCAGCAGCACACGGGAACTTTTCTCCCTCCAAGCAATCAGACAATCACCGAGTTTCTTTATGACTTCGTATCTCTTTACGGAGAAAAGAAATGGGGCGTGTCTATGTATGACAGCCAAACGGCGCTGATTGCAAATTATATAAATCCGATTATCGGTGATATGGAGGTACAGGCGGTTACTCCCCGTGCGGTTGACGGTTATATCCAGACCTTGCAGAAAACCAAGTCGGTGTCTACCAAGACCCGAAAGGCCGTTACCACCTATGTCAGCGACAAGACCATTGAAAAGATCATCAAGCTCCTGCGGTGTGCGTTTAAGCAGGCGGTACGATGGGAAATCATTGCAAGAAATCCCTTTGACAATGTGATCCTCCCTAAAACGGAGTATGCGAAACGGGATATCTGGACAGCGGATATGATTCGTCTTGCTCTGGACAAATGCACGGACAGCAAGCTCTATGTGGCAATGAACCTTTCCTTTGCCTGCTCTCTGCGTATGGGTGAAATCCTGGGGCTGACCTGGGAGAACGTCCATATTTCCGATGAAGATATTGCTGCGGATAATGCCTATGTCTACATCGACAAGGAGCTGACGAGAGCTTCCAAACGGGCGATTGAAACGCTGGGTGAGAAGGATATCTATTACATCTTCACTCCGCTCATGCCGAACACCAGCACAAGAATTATTCTGAAAAAGCCGAAAACCGATTCCAGCATCCGTAAGGTGTGGCTTCCGAAAACGCTTGCCTACATTCTGCGGGAATGGAAGAAGTCCCAGGACGAGCTGAAAGGCTTCCTGGGCGACGAGTATCAGGACTTCGATCTGGTTGTGGCACTTCCCAATGGACGGCCCTGCGAAGATCGGATCATCCTCAAAGAATTTGCAAAGCTCCGTGAGGACGCAGGGCTGCCGAAGGTGGTCTTTCATTCTCTCCGTCATTCCAGTACCACCTACAAACTGAAACTGAACCACGGCGATCTGAAAGCTACCCAGGGCGATACGGGCCATGCCGAGATCGACATGATAACCAGTATCTATGCTCATATTCTGGACGAGGATAGAAAGGTCAATGCTCAGAAATTTGAGACTGCTTTCTATGCCAAGCCTGATCTTCGCAATGTCCGTCCACCGGAAGAACCGGCAAAATCGGAGCCTGCGACCCTTGACCTTGAAAGCCTTGTGGAGCAGCTTCAGAAGTCGCCGGAGCTGGCAAGTGCGCTCGCAGCCCTGATAGCGGCGCAAGCCCCGGCAAAGTGA
- a CDS encoding GGDEF domain-containing protein gives MSMKQYHLMDLKTLEDFSPDGFLCIYIGKQWDIAWISTILQDIMQHGNVKEIDIFAMATLRKACETQMKEVYLFDTWFHISHKKIQLENKEVMLIYLRNINDLMETKLASQVNKLRTEGIPCGLFCIRMQNGAFELLYTNSYIYQFLGYKKEELQLQDIIEEKIVDREDLIRIKKEITNYIQQESILFEVEYRVKRKDGKVRWMSARIVPDTIEHQYVAVAFDSTKMKQMMHDLRISEEEKKIALEQGNIVILRYDVKNKVLYYTNDGKKTTEPKKMMENIPQSAIEQHLIKEETQKEYLGFFSSMLEGKPKGEAVFLRRNSTSQKYIWIKGKFTMIYNEKSEPTTAIISYQDYSEAYERELAYERWKQDFERRKKDSIAYYEYDLTHDVFEKLEGALNDELPKNARNSFTYIAHYAAEHFVSPKDRKKYLKVFSREYLLDQYQKGRHHFTLQHRRIDSQGNEFWAYGEIQLVWDPYASLVRASVLLHDIDNEKKDKIRMKRLSETDALTGLYNRSTLFHRIESTLQHSGKHVLHVLVLIDLDNFKLLNDTYGHQYGDDVLINVAKSMRSACRSEDYCGRIGGDEFVIFLRNLSCDYDILPRIEAIRLAILNCMDDREIVASFGVACYPNDSHNVDELYRHSDEAMYRAKRSQKHKIQFYKKI, from the coding sequence ATGAGCATGAAACAATATCATCTAATGGATCTTAAAACGTTAGAAGACTTTTCTCCAGATGGATTTCTATGTATTTATATCGGAAAACAATGGGATATTGCTTGGATTAGTACCATATTGCAGGATATTATGCAACATGGAAATGTCAAAGAAATTGATATTTTTGCGATGGCAACATTGAGAAAAGCTTGTGAAACACAGATGAAAGAAGTGTATCTATTCGATACATGGTTTCATATATCCCATAAAAAGATTCAACTTGAAAACAAAGAAGTTATGCTGATATACTTACGCAATATCAATGATCTGATGGAAACAAAACTTGCTTCTCAGGTGAATAAACTCCGCACAGAAGGAATCCCTTGTGGACTGTTTTGTATCAGAATGCAAAATGGTGCATTTGAATTATTATATACGAACAGTTATATATACCAGTTTTTAGGGTATAAAAAAGAAGAGTTACAACTACAGGATATTATTGAAGAAAAAATAGTCGATCGTGAGGATCTCATTAGAATAAAAAAAGAAATCACAAATTATATCCAGCAGGAAAGCATCTTGTTTGAAGTAGAATATCGTGTGAAACGAAAAGATGGAAAAGTACGCTGGATGTCAGCACGTATTGTGCCAGATACAATAGAACACCAATATGTTGCTGTTGCATTTGACAGTACAAAAATGAAACAGATGATGCATGATCTTCGTATTAGTGAAGAAGAAAAGAAAATTGCATTAGAACAAGGAAATATAGTCATACTTCGATATGATGTGAAAAATAAAGTTTTATATTATACAAATGATGGAAAGAAAACCACAGAACCAAAGAAGATGATGGAAAATATCCCACAATCCGCAATTGAACAACATTTGATAAAAGAAGAAACACAAAAAGAATATTTAGGTTTTTTCTCAAGTATGCTGGAAGGGAAACCAAAAGGTGAGGCTGTATTTTTAAGAAGAAATTCCACCTCTCAGAAATATATCTGGATCAAAGGCAAATTTACCATGATTTACAATGAAAAATCAGAGCCAACCACCGCAATCATCTCTTATCAGGATTATTCGGAGGCCTATGAGCGAGAACTTGCTTATGAACGATGGAAACAAGATTTTGAGCGAAGAAAAAAGGATAGTATTGCATATTATGAATATGATCTGACACACGATGTTTTTGAAAAGCTGGAAGGTGCATTAAATGATGAACTGCCAAAAAATGCAAGAAATTCGTTCACTTACATTGCGCATTATGCAGCAGAACATTTTGTATCACCAAAAGATCGTAAAAAATATTTGAAGGTATTCTCCCGGGAATATCTGCTTGATCAATATCAAAAAGGCAGACATCACTTCACTTTACAGCATCGTCGTATAGACAGTCAGGGCAATGAATTTTGGGCTTATGGAGAAATACAGCTTGTATGGGATCCTTATGCTTCCCTTGTTCGTGCAAGTGTCTTATTGCATGATATCGATAATGAGAAAAAAGATAAGATACGTATGAAACGTTTATCAGAAACAGATGCATTAACTGGGTTATATAATCGCTCAACCTTATTTCATCGCATAGAATCCACATTACAACATAGTGGAAAACACGTGCTGCATGTTCTGGTATTGATAGATTTAGATAATTTTAAATTATTAAATGATACCTATGGACATCAATACGGAGATGATGTTTTAATCAATGTCGCAAAAAGTATGCGTAGCGCTTGTCGAAGTGAAGATTATTGTGGCAGAATCGGTGGAGATGAATTTGTGATATTCTTACGTAATTTATCTTGTGACTATGATATACTGCCAAGAATTGAAGCAATCCGTTTAGCCATTTTAAATTGTATGGATGATCGTGAAATCGTCGCAAGTTTTGGTGTGGCATGTTATCCAAATGACAGCCATAATGTAGATGAATTATACCGTCATAGTGATGAAGCGATGTATCGTGCAAAGCGAAGTCAGAAACATAAGATTCAGTTTTATAAAAAAATTTAA
- a CDS encoding gamma-glutamylcyclotransferase, whose product MKRIFVYGTLRTDMYNYEKYLKDKIIQSELAYVKGSLHEIKGVIYPALIEGDDMIAGEIMEVDDDQIFDELDELEGYLGELHMDNEYDKIICPIYDDQGNEIDRLPVYMYNIRNEKQKNRLSSRIMERDYVAFMCKKGNCRIRL is encoded by the coding sequence GTGAAAAGAATATTTGTGTATGGGACGCTTAGAACAGATATGTACAATTATGAAAAATATTTAAAAGACAAGATTATACAAAGCGAGCTTGCCTATGTGAAAGGTAGTCTGCATGAAATCAAAGGTGTGATTTATCCTGCTTTGATTGAAGGTGATGATATGATTGCCGGGGAGATCATGGAAGTGGATGATGATCAGATATTTGATGAACTGGATGAATTGGAAGGATATCTTGGGGAGTTACATATGGACAATGAATATGATAAAATCATTTGTCCGATTTATGATGATCAGGGTAATGAAATTGATCGTTTACCTGTTTATATGTACAATATCCGTAATGAAAAACAGAAAAACCGTTTATCCAGCCGTATTATGGAGCGTGATTATGTCGCCTTTATGTGTAAAAAAGGTAATTGCCGTATACGATTATAA
- a CDS encoding sigma-70 family RNA polymerase sigma factor, giving the protein MSSKNIFLKFFQGNQPKGASGRRVVGERGSNDLPPGKKGGETMTPDRHYEHKQHTFDSFCKKVLKCEAYNGYREISRRQSREVAFSELPEDSMEQLASYDRYPWEYTFFPVGGDVILIEDDRLAEALNALPQDGRDILLMYFFLDMADREIAERMNMARRTVNARRQKAYRLLKELMGGDVDG; this is encoded by the coding sequence ATGAGCAGCAAAAATATTTTTTTGAAATTTTTCCAGGGGAACCAGCCAAAAGGTGCCTCCGGCAGACGAGTAGTGGGCGAAAGGGGAAGTAATGACCTGCCTCCCGGCAAGAAGGGAGGTGAGACAATGACACCTGACCGCCACTACGAACACAAGCAGCACACCTTTGACAGCTTCTGCAAGAAAGTGTTGAAGTGCGAGGCCTACAACGGTTATCGGGAGATCAGCCGCAGGCAGTCGCGCGAAGTCGCTTTCAGCGAGCTGCCGGAGGATTCGATGGAGCAGCTTGCGTCCTATGACCGGTATCCCTGGGAATACACTTTCTTCCCTGTCGGGGGAGATGTGATCCTGATCGAGGATGACCGGCTGGCCGAGGCGCTGAACGCGCTGCCCCAGGATGGAAGGGACATCCTCCTGATGTACTTCTTCCTGGACATGGCAGACCGCGAGATCGCCGAGCGTATGAACATGGCACGCCGGACGGTCAACGCCCGCAGGCAGAAAGCCTATCGGCTGCTAAAGGAGCTGATGGGAGGTGATGTAGATGGTTAA